One Mus musculus strain C57BL/6J chromosome 2, GRCm38.p6 C57BL/6J genomic window, tatgcctcaaaatCTCCATGTCAAGGTCCAGGtgagaaacttgtgtcttccagcctcaagatgtggatcacaggtgtgccctccagatctggattgtagttcgttccagatgtagtcaaattgacaacctggaatagccatcacagcccGGTAGAATTTGGATTTGCATAAAACCTAGCTCCTTAGTCTGCAGGAGGTTGCCTTTGGATGGAGTGCTCGTCCACAGACGACTCTGCTGAGCAGAGGTCAAGTTTACAGTCACCTAAGCACTGAGCACACAGGTGAGATGGGTCCCTTAGCAGGATCTGAGGAAGACTGGGTGAGAGCACGGAGCTAACAGCGAGGACAGTGACCCAGCATGGTTCTCCAAGGTTTTCAGAGTAGCACTGGTCCTATGGTTTGAAGTTTATAATGTCTTCAGAAAATGACAGCTCTACCATAAAACCTCCTATTCTTGGGCTGATCAcctggctcaatgggtaagagacTGCTCAAAGCCTGGCAGCCTGAGCTTGGTCCCCAGGCTCCACAAGGCGGAAGAAACACACGAAGACTGGCAGTTGTGCTGACCTTGCCGTGCCCattgcatcacacacacaaatgttataTAGTTTCTAAAAATCTTAGTAAGTTTAAGGTAAGCTCCCTGCTCCAACCCCAGACActatcttgctgtgtagctcaggctggcctgcaactcaccaTCTTCCCATTTCAGCCTCTGAAGTATTGGAATTAGACACAGGACACATCACAGTTGGCTTTTAACTGTGACTATTAGAATGTTTTCCGTGGTCTGACCATTCTGTTAGAATGTTCCTTCCTGAAGCATGAGCAAGTGCTGGggccatggctcagcagttatgagtactggctgctcttctaaagagGACCTGGGCTTGCTGCCCAGcttccacatggcagctcacaactgcctagaactccagttccaggggatctgagcccctcttctgacctcagtaggcctctctctctcactctctctctctctctctctctcacacacacacacacactgtgcacaggcatacaaaataaaagaaataaaaagaatgaacaagcatggcatggtggtacacatctttaatttaaaaaatttaagaactcaggaggcagaggcagttggatctccaagtttgaggccagcctggtctagagtgagttccaggccatccagggttACACGGGGAACCCATGGCTTAAAAAgccaaaaccacaaaaaagaaaaagaaaaaaaaaaaaaagcctgagcaGTGCTAGCAGTTAGAAACTGAATGTTCCCGTCTTTTCCAGAAGGTGCTAGTTCCAGTAGCCAAAGACTCATGCTTTAACTATGTGCAAAACAAAGATTGTAGACCAGATAGTGTGCAGCCGCTCTGCCAACTATGTGCATCTCACCAGTTTCAGTAGCCTCGATCTGAAAACTTCCTCTCACACTTAAGTCATGATCTTTCaccactttttgtttttaaaggtctgttttaatgtgcattggtgttttgcctatgtgtatgtctgtgtcaggGTGCCAAatcccctgggattggagttagacagttgtgagctaccatgtgggtgctgggaattgaacctgggtcttctggaagaacagacaggcTCTTAACCacagtgccatctctccagcccttctttcgTCACTTTTAAAgctgcctttcttttttcttctttctttctttctttctttctttctttctttctttctttctttctttctttcttccttccttcctttctttctttctttctttcaagatttatttaacaGCCGGGCattggtggggcatgcctttaatctcagcacttgggaggcagaggcaggcagatttctgagtttgaggccagcctggtctacagagtgagatctgagcagccagggctatacagagaaaccctgtctcaaaaaacaaaacaaaacacccccccaataaattatttatgtatgtgaatccACTGTtgatgttttcagacacaccagaagagggcatcagatcccactacagatggttgtgtaccaccatgtagttggtgggatttgaactcaggacctctggaagagcagtcagtgctcttaaccgctgaaccatctctccagtcccaagccATCTCGATAGTCCCTGCCTTTTTTTGTctctttggatttttgttttgttttgttttttgagacatggtttctccgtgtagcccaggctgtcctagaactcactcagtagaccaggctagccttggacttagaaatctgcctgcctctgcctcccaagggttggaattaaaggtgtgcgccaccactgcccggcttgcctGTTTCTTAATTTTGCCTCAAATCTGTCTTTCCCAAGGTAATTGGTTTCATAAGTACTATAGCTGTCAGCTTTCTGTTTGAAAACTACCTGATGTTAGTTTTGTCAAAAAATAAGAGATCACTCATTGTATGCTAGCAGATTGGGAAATTAAGCTTTCCTACTGCTTTAATGTTTTCTATTACcctgtttctgtatgtgtgtgtatgtgggtatgtgtgtgtacatatgtgccataGCACATAtgtggtcagaggaaaacttatgGAAGGtgggtctctccttctaccatgtgggtcctgggaactgaactcagttcaACAAGCTTGGTGGTGAGTATCTTAACCCACTGAGTCATGGTATCAGTCCCGAGTTTTCCCTACTTCTTAGTAAGAGACTAACCGGGGAAGTAGCTCAATTAGTAGAATTCTTGCcttgcatgcacaaagccctagaTTTTGTTTCCAGTGTTGCTTAAGccctgtggtggtacacaccaatCACCATAGCTCTTGGGAGGTAGacacagaaggatcaggagttcaaggtcatcctcggtTACTTTGGGAGTCCAAGCCcaatacacacctgtaatcccagcatcctaTGCTGAGGTGGGAAGGGGACAGAACTGTCTGGAGCCTAGAAAGCCAGCTGGCCTAGAGTGTGCAGAACAGCAAAGCAGAAAGGAGCCTCTGCCTCAGAAACAGGCAGGAGAACCGACCCCCAAAAGTagtcctctgaccgccacatcCACATTTCCGCACACTCAAGACATGGACTTgtaaaaacaaattgaaaatttaagaaggctaaaataaaatataaaattcagcCTTATAAAATGTTAGGATGAAAAAAGACATATTGTGGTGTTACTTTATAGTACATATCCACCTACTAGCTATGTCTAGTCAGTGTAGTCATTCCTAAATAATCATTAAGTTGGTTAAGATAGCTTAAAACTAACTATATTTAGCAATTTATATGAAATACCGGATACAAAGAAAGATAATGAAGGATTAATGTATTTCCAAAGTGGGTTGGAAACATTGTTTGGATCCTTATTTGAATAACCATGAGGAAGTTGGAGCACAAATTGTCTATTAGTATTAGTTAATATTAAGGCATTATAGAACTTTGTGACAATgattagttttttgttgttttttgagatagggcctgtttgtagccttggctgtcctggaactctttatgtatgtaaaccagactggccttgaaatcagacatctacctgcctctgcttcctgagatcTGCGATTAAAGGTACGCTTCCCCAGGCCCTGTAGTGGTTAGGTTTTAATGCACTTTGGACAGATGTGCTGAGTGGTAGTGCTGTCTAAAATGTGTTGGAATGATAGCAAAGAACAGACAAGGATACAGACTAAACAATATAGCCCTTTAAGAAATTATGGTTAATACTGTTGATGTGCATATGTGAAAGTTCATTTATTCCAGTCTCTTTTTTATATACTCGAAAGCCCTTCAAATAagcttaaaatgtttaatttttttttttaaaacatctgtTGACTTACAGGTGATTCTGCTAGACTCCTCCCAGGGACTTGAATGATGATCTGCAGCCTGGTGCAGGTGGCACACTGAGTGACATAAAAGAGCTGCTTGCTACCCCAATGTGCTTCCCCCTCCCTCGCTCTCTCTGTTCCCAGGATAGTCTCTTTctgtcctcctctcccttctctgccctcatggctctgctccTGTATACCTCTACCCCTTCTCCAGGTCCttactctcctccctcccccaaataAGCCCCCTTATACCAGCCTGTCACATGGTGTAATTTCTCAGGGGGTAACTTGGAATGGGCCTGCCAGGCACCCCTACTTGAACACTTCATATAGTTCATAACACTTTCGAAAATTAATTTGTGGTAGAGAGTCCACTATATAATCAATGTTAGTTTCTGCTTTAACTCTTTAACACAAaaatacattaatattttaatacaaaaCATGCTGGGTGTGGtttcattccagcacttggcACACAGAGGCAGTAGTTCTAGGCCAATTTGGTGTAtacaaactctgtctcaacaaaataaaaactcccTAATATGTAACTAGGCTTCCtgttaagtatttttatttattattagatgtaTTTATGTGAGTGGGTATATAGATGTCCCATGTGTGTACattacccacagaggtcagagaagaaatGTGAGTGTTGGATCCCTCCGAGTTAcacatagttgtgagccactacgtAGGTGCTGGGATCGAAACCTAGGTCTTCAACAgcagcaacaagtacttttacctgctaacccatctctccagccccaggatattattactttatttcttcttcctcttcttcctcttcctccccctcctcctatttcttctttttcttccttcttcttcttcttctatagaGCTTCCATCTGAGGAggcttttttaagatttatttatttcatgtatgtgggttcactgctgctgtcttcaaatacaccagaagagggcattgcatcccattacagataattgtgagccaccatgtggttgctgggatttgaactcaggacctctggaagagcagtcagtgctcttaaccgctgagccatatctccagtccTGAGTATTTTCTTATATAAATACATTACTGCTCTATCCCCCAAATCCCTAtgattttttatataaattgaaCATAATTATAAATCAACTCATCTAACAGGTCAGATGTTACAGCAACACACCATTCTGAGTAATAGTTTTTGACacatataaaaatttttttattaaatacaaCTTCAAAAATGTACAACTTCATATTTAGACATCCAAGCTTAAAATTTCTTTAGGCTACATAATCTGCCCTTAaaatacaatacacatacacagacattagAAACTCAGTCTCCAAAATACTCAGTGAAGATGTCTGGGTGAGTCTTACGAAATTGGCCTAGcagtttcttcttctctttggCAGAGAGTTTTGAATCCTCATCAATAGTCTTTAGTAAGCTCAACAGTTgatctttggttttcttctttgtaCTGCTAGAATACTCACTTTCATCAATTCTCTGGCAATAAATATAGCCTTAAGATTTAAAAGAGAAACTTCCAGTTAATGACTCTATTCTTCACATTTATCTAGAAAAACAATGCagtggtttcctttttattttcctttgtcattCTATAAAATGCATCAGAGAGAATAAAGATAAGCTTAATCAAGCAGTTTTAACCCAGCCTATGAGATGGCTCAtgggaaaggcacttgctgctaaaCCTGATGTCCCGAGTTCAATCCTCGTAAACATGACCGTGGAAGCACAGAATCAAGTcataaaagttgtcctctgacctagacacacacacacacacacacacaaacacatggagggagggaaggagggagggagggagggaaggagggagggagagagagagagggagagggagagagagagaaagaaaagagaggagagatagagaatagagaggagagagagaataagaaatgTGAGTTTTAAAGGTTTTAAAACAGACAAGAAAAAATAACCTGAAAGTTGTTGTAACCCAGGAAGCACTCTGCTAAGCCTAGAAAATTGAGGGGAATGTTTCAAATAATTTAGTTGAAACTCATCGTAGCAAAATAATTTCAAATCAGCACTCTGGACTGGTCTCAAACATCTGTGATCCTGGcctttggaggcaggaggagcaagacttcaaggtcatctttggctacagagCCATGGATCAGCCCTGACTACAATGAGATCTtgcccttaaaacaaaacaaacaaacaaacaaacccaaaaccgtGTAGATAGCATTCTTAAATTACCTGTGTCTTTATTAGGATCTCTTCCTTTTTGTATGGCCAGAAGCTTAACACTAACAATTTTATGTAGAGCTGCAGGAATCTAGGAAGAAGGTACACAGGACATTATTCTAGTGCATTTTAATCTGTTACAAAGAATCACAATTCATTACTTTCAGAGTCTTACCTTGAAAACATCTTTTTGGTGATCCATTAAGAAGAGCACAAGAAGATCGGTTTTGCCTTTGGATACATTTTTATTGTTGACGATAGCTTTTGAGAATACCCTTTTCACTACCATCCGATTGTCACTCTGTAAGAAGAAACACACACCCCATGCTACATATTTAAAAGGCTAAGTTTAGTACTAAGGGGATATTAAATATGAATCTGCCATCCGCTGTGGCACAGTGGATGCTAATGCACTGAATACAGTTAACATTTAGACAGACTTACTTCTTCCTGTAATTTAAATTCCGAAGGATCTGCTGCAACAGCCATGAAGTAAAGCAGCCGTCTAAACTCCTCCCTGTTCTGGGAGTCCTGAAGCTTCAGAAACAGCTGCGTGGCTTCTAACGCCATTTCCGTCTTCCCATTTACTTTAGCCAAAGGAAAACAACTGCTTAATTTACCAAATATGACTAtattaaaatgaacaaaactcATTACACTTTATGTTAAGTAGTACACTTCCTCAAAGTTGTTTccaaaacaaaaagcaggaaTGAAAACAGGAGTAAATCAACCTCCATACATGTGCCAcggcatgcatacatgtatgtgcatacatactgACAAATAAGAgcaatttaaataaatacaaataaaatggatGACCAACACCTTAAGGACAACCTGTCctcagatcaacaattgataCCACAGGCCCTTGTCATGCATTGTCTTAGGATGTTAAATCTAACTCTTGGCTTCATAAATTCCCACTCTGCTTCTCAAACAGACTCTGAGCATGTGCTATGTATATAATGCTGATAACTGTACCTGAGAAAAATAGAAGGGATTCTTTGAAACTCCCAATTTGTTTTCAAAATCCATGTAAAACATTGTGCCCGTGTAGGTCAGAAAGAACAGTGTTGTCCTTCTGAAAGGGGTACAGGGTCTTGCTGGTCACTCTTCTAAAGCAGGGAACTGCCACACCTGCCTAAGCTTGCAGCGAATGACAGCAGTGTTCTGAAGCAGCCAAAGTTCCTACCTAGCTTTGGAGCTACTAAGGTCTCATAGTGAACCCTAaatgcgtgtgtatgtatgtgtatgtatgtgtgtgtgtgtatatatatatgtgtatatatatgtgtgtgtatatgtgtatatatatgtgtgtatatatacacacatatacacacacacacacacacacacacacatattctttaTACAGCTGACTGTGCTTTGCCTCATGCTTTAGCAGCtggttttgccagctgctgaTAGTTTCTGCCATattgtgacatttggaattttgAGAACTTTACAGATGCTAGAGAGGGTGTGGGTAGTTGTTGGTCATTTTGGGaggttgtttgtgttttgttagtAGTGGTgctcaaaaaggaaacaaaaggaaagaaattagatttatAGTCAGGGGCTAAAAAtgggtgggaaaaaaaagaactcacaaagtagcaaagagcAGCTGCAcaagtaattttgtttttctataagatGAACTCTGGTATCCAGTAGGGCTCACTTACCCAGGAGCTCTGCTATCCCATTATGAACATCATACAGGTGGTTCAACAGAGGCTCCCTAGTACTATAATATCTGCCAATAGCGTCAAACAGAAGTTCCTTCACTAAGTCTGTTCTGTCTGGTTGCTCAGGAAAGTTCCTGCTTATATCCACAACCATCTGGTCGGGAAGGTATTCCAAGCAGTCGATGGCTGCAGAGATCCATTCATCTTCCCTGGAGCAAGGGAGGAAAAGAGGCTAccttagaacacaggaaaaaaCCGACACATAGTATCTAGTTCCTTGATCATTTCCCATTTGCTACTAGGATAATGTTTCCCACACTTAAAGACAATAGAATCACTTACCATACATCTAAATTGTGTATGACAGGTTAAAGAAATCAACTACATTCCATTTTCCTTTTGtgtaaaaatatcattttactaCATTAAGGATGAGAAGGTCACCAAAATTAAAATTTGACCTCAAAttctccctagtgctaggataaTGAATGTGCGATATCACCCACATCTGGTTTCAAACCTGACTCCTAAACTGTAATTCTACCATATAATGTTGCTAGGTTCAGAGTCATGGGTATGCTCTATTACCTCTCGCTTTAGCTaggacagaataaagaaagataaaagattAACATTTCTCATTTCATTTAGTTTTTAGAGACAAGATAACATTTCAAAATAATCAAATCAAGAGGTAAGAGTTCCTTGGGAGATTTGTGTTGGTCTCTTGTCGCCCAGCCTGCTCTTCAAGTCACAATATAGGTAAGAATGACcgtgaacttctgattctcctgggTGTTTTGATTATAGGCACTGACGACCATATCAGGAGCTGCTGGAGAGCCGggcgtggcgcacgcctttaatcccggcactcaggaggcaggggcaggcagatttctgagttcaaggccaacctggtttacagagtgagttccaggacagccagggctgcacagagaaactctgtctcgaaaaaccaaaaaaaaaaaaaaaaaaaaaaaaaaaggagctgttGGAGaataaacccagggcttcataaaTGAAAggtaaacactctaccaactagCTATATACCcattcagaaaacactgtatCTCAATACATTTGTTATTTGTCCTCTACTGCCATAGACTTTAGGGTTTACAAAAAAACTAAAGCTAGATATCTTTTCATTTGCTACACATTCTGTATGTCATAGCTTGGCTTTATAAAAAGAGGAAGCTATGAATCTTTAAGGTCATTTTTTAACACAAATTCTGAATATTAAGGTAActataaaatattacattatattgTAGAAATGTACACAGTAGAATAAGCTTCCCATTGCAGAAGCAGAACTTAACAGCTAGTATGTTAAGTTTCATGTAAGGCTTTAAAGAAACTTTCACATAAGGCTTTAAACtttaaagacaattttaaaatttttttatttttattttttgagacagggtctctctatatagccctggctgtcctggaacccagagatctgcctctgcctctctagtgctggcattaaaggtgtgtatcaccataccTGGGTTTTATGCTATCAGTTGGCATTCAACTATTCATATGAACAATGTGTTGAAAACACAGAGCTAGGAAGGAGAAAGTTGTACTTCTTAAACACTTCCACCTCAGTAAGTAGACTGGCACACTACCTACTGAggcaaaaaaattaaacattcaaTCAACTGGAATCATAGAAGTTATTAGCCTTTAATAACGTTACTTAGGAGAAGAATAGACCAAATTATGGCTCTTCCTTGAGCTAAAAATGTCTGCTCTGGATACTGTAAGACTTCAAATCTTAAGATTTATATTCAAGCTAGGCAggagtgcacgcctttaattctagcacctgggaggcagaggcaagtggatctcttaagagttccaggtcagcctggtctacaaagcaagttccaggtaagccagggctacaaacagccttgtctcaacaaaacaacaacaaaaatttacaTTCATACTGACAGCTGGAGGTGAAAGGTTTACTTTACAGTGCTTTAGGATAATGAGTGAAGTAGAAGATCACTCATTTAACAAGcattctaaaagaaagaaatgtactcAAGTCAAGATTCTAAAAGTTTGTTGAGCCTGTTCATTTTAAGTCTGTGGGGAGTCTTAGGAGATGCAGGCATGCTGGTATCTTCACATgccatttttgttttggggggttttgtttctgttggtttttttttttttttcttcctttttgagacaTATTCTAAGTGTGtatgagatctgcctgcctctgcctcccaagtgtcaaCATTGTGATTATGAGTGTGTACAGGGTCTCATGTCGCCCAATCTGGTCTCAAACTAGCTATGTAGCTGAAGGTCACCTTAAAGTGCtgagccttctgcctctgccttctaagctctgagataaaaggtgtgtgtcacAACACCTAATTTAGTCAACGCTGaggcttgaacccagagctttgtgtgcACTGGGCAAGCTCTTTAACTcacaaacatattgaaataatTATATTTGCACTTACTGAGAGTCACCATAGGCCCTGAGAATTCCTCGATCCAGATAGTTGCTGGTGTTGACCATGTCAGGCTGTCTCTTAGACTGAGGGGCTTTAGGTACGACCTCTTGCTGTTTGAGTAAGGAGTCAAGAAATGGAAGGTCGACAAGTTGTAGCAGCCGTCCAATCGTCTCCTCTTGCCATACTTCATTGATAACTACACAGGAGAACGACAGAGTGGGAGGTATCAATTAATAGTTATTCCATGCTCACTGCAACATCTGTCTAGGTAGGTCTAACTATTAAATCTGTGGCAGAAAGTGGGTATAGTAGGCCACTCTTACTCATGGAGTGCTTTCTTACAACAAGACAATCCAAGATTTGTTTAAAGTGTAGGAGAACAGCCTCTGGACAAGAGGAATTCTTGTCATTCTTTGTTCCATATAAAGCAATATGCCAGAGATAAGGGATCAAGCCGTATAACATGCTAATGAGGACTCTAGAAGAAAGAATGGTTCATTCAATCTCAAAACTCATTTGAAACTATTGGCTGCAGAGTATTCCACTCAGGCTTTCCACACAaccaggatgggggagggagagcagaAATCAACATCATCAGGCTGCATTCTGGGGCCACAAGGAGGAGCATAAGAAGTCTGTGAAGACTTTAAATATGATTCTCAGCTGTTCATGTAACCTAATAAAATCTCAGGAAAAGAAACAGCTTAGAGCATACATTAAGGAAGAATCTGCATGCAAAACATTTCAGACTTGAAGCCCTGCCAGCAGATGGACAAAAGTCAGTGTTCAAGAGTTGTAACAGTGATGTGTTGTTGTTCAGGATAATAGACTTCTGTTGAAGCTCAACATAAACAGCCTTAACACACAGCACACTCTTTCTCTGCTTGAAcatgaaaattcaaataaaagCTGGGAGGAAATGTCTCCTGGGTCTTCCACTTCTCCCTGGGCATCACTAGCTTACCTTGAGGAGAGAGCCTGGTAGAGATATGTATGTGAGGGGAGCTGGCAGGCTTTAGACTCAGGTTCTCCCACAGGTCCTCCAAACTGTCCGACTTGATATCAGATGACATAAACGATGCATCTGAGTACCTAACAGTATGTCCACAGTAATGATGAGTGTTAGAGCTGCAGTGGCTACGGAGCTTATGtttcaaaaccaaaacataaCAGATGAAAAGTCTGAGTGGAATAAAATACCTTTCAAGAGTCCCTTACTCAACCCAAATGCACTCTCTCTACTTGCTCTTTGGAGTCAGGATCTCTTGCATTCGCAAGCTcatctcaaactcactatgtagctgaagctggccctaaactcctgatcctctgggCTCTACATCCCAGATCCTGGGCTTACAGGTAGATACCACTACACCCTGCTCTAAAATACAAATATTCTAAATAGACTCTCCTGTGCCCTTTATTTAGATATAACACAATGACTAAAACTGTATCaccaattttaaaacataataaaactgAGCGAGGCCTGGTAAAACGTCTCATCCTAGcccctcaagaggcagaggcaacgggcagtggtggcgcacgccttgatcccagcactcgggaggcagaggcaggcggatttctgagttcgaggccagcctggtctacagagtgagttccaggacagccaaggctacacagagaaaccctgtctcaaaaaaccaaaaaacagaacagaacaaaaaaacaaaacaaaaacaaaaacaaaaacaaaaaagaggcagaggcaagagaacccTGAGCTTACTGTGAGCCTGGCTTGTTACCTACAGCAAGTTATGGGCCAGTTTGGGTTCTAcaggaaaacctgtctcaaaacaccaaaaaacaaaaacaaaacaaaaaaaatcctgaaattgtcagtctgttttttttttttaatcttagttggtatgaatattcttttgtttgccaCAGAAATATTAATATGCTCCACTACCCAATACTGTTGAAGATCCCAACAGCACTGtacaatatttataaaatgttctTTCTAAAACTCCAGTTGCAAACTTTTGGTCTCAAGAACTTCAGGCAAAGCATGAAGATGCGTTAGAGGGGTGTGGAGCAAGCATGCTCTACACTATCCTCTTATT contains:
- the Depdc7 gene encoding DEP domain-containing protein 7, which codes for MATVREKAAALNLSALHSPAQRPPGFSVAQKPFGATYVWSSIINTLQTQVEVKKRRHHLKRHNDCFVGSEAVDVIYSHLTQNKFFGDVDIPRAKVVRVCQALMDYKVFEAVQTRVFGKDKKPTFEDSSCSLYRFTTIPNQDNQLGHENKVHSPSRYSDASFMSSDIKSDSLEDLWENLSLKPASSPHIHISTRLSPQVINEVWQEETIGRLLQLVDLPFLDSLLKQQEVVPKAPQSKRQPDMVNTSNYLDRGILRAYGDSQEDEWISAAIDCLEYLPDQMVVDISRNFPEQPDRTDLVKELLFDAIGRYYSTREPLLNHLYDVHNGIAELLVNGKTEMALEATQLFLKLQDSQNREEFRRLLYFMAVAADPSEFKLQEESDNRMVVKRVFSKAIVNNKNVSKGKTDLLVLFLMDHQKDVFKIPAALHKIVSVKLLAIQKGRDPNKDTGYIYCQRIDESEYSSSTKKKTKDQLLSLLKTIDEDSKLSAKEKKKLLGQFRKTHPDIFTEYFGD